In Chryseobacterium lactis, a single genomic region encodes these proteins:
- the purB gene encoding adenylosuccinate lyase, with amino-acid sequence MNSYKNPLEERYSSEEMLFNFSHNNKFRTWRKLWIALAEIEKDLGLEITEEQIAELKANAENIDYDKAAEYEKKFRHDVMAHVHTYGDVAPSAKGIIHLGATSAFVGDNTDLIQIRDGLLILKKKLVNVMKGLADFAIQYKDLPTLGFTHFQPAQLTTVGKRATLWLQSLVLDIEELDFFLETLRFRGVKGTTGTAASFLELFNGDYSKVKHLDKELSKRFGFEKVFGVSGQTYDRKIDAKVVALLGNIAQSAHKFTNDLRLLQNLKEIEEPFEKNQIGSSAMAYKRNPMRSERIGALAKYVMSLTTSSAMVASTQWFERTLDDSANKRLTIPQAFLAVDAILLIWNNIMNGIVVYPNRINKHIEEELPFMATEYIIMEEVKAGGDRQEIHEVIRVHSMEASKKVKVEGKENDLIERILNDDSLKLDKSKLKEVLDPKNFIGFAPIQTEEFIKNEVQPILDDNKDLIGLEADLKV; translated from the coding sequence ATGAATTCCTACAAAAATCCATTGGAAGAGCGCTATTCCAGTGAAGAAATGTTATTTAATTTCTCACACAATAACAAATTTCGTACCTGGAGAAAGCTTTGGATCGCTTTAGCTGAAATTGAAAAGGACCTTGGTCTTGAAATTACAGAAGAGCAGATCGCTGAATTGAAAGCGAATGCTGAAAATATCGATTATGATAAAGCAGCAGAGTATGAAAAGAAATTCCGTCATGATGTAATGGCACACGTTCATACCTATGGAGACGTTGCCCCTTCAGCAAAAGGAATTATTCACTTGGGAGCTACTTCAGCTTTTGTAGGAGATAACACAGACTTGATTCAAATTCGTGACGGACTTTTAATCTTAAAGAAAAAGTTGGTGAACGTTATGAAAGGATTAGCAGACTTTGCTATTCAATATAAAGACCTTCCGACTTTAGGATTTACCCATTTCCAGCCTGCTCAGCTGACAACTGTTGGAAAAAGAGCTACACTTTGGCTACAGAGTCTGGTGCTGGATATTGAAGAACTTGATTTCTTCCTTGAAACATTACGTTTCAGAGGAGTAAAAGGAACAACAGGAACTGCTGCAAGTTTCCTTGAACTTTTCAACGGAGATTATTCCAAAGTAAAACACCTGGACAAAGAACTTTCAAAAAGATTTGGTTTTGAGAAAGTTTTCGGAGTTTCAGGACAGACATACGACAGAAAAATTGATGCTAAAGTGGTTGCCTTATTAGGAAACATCGCTCAATCTGCTCATAAATTTACCAACGACTTACGTTTACTTCAGAACCTTAAGGAAATTGAAGAACCATTCGAGAAAAACCAGATCGGTTCATCTGCTATGGCATACAAGCGTAACCCGATGAGAAGCGAAAGAATCGGTGCATTGGCGAAATATGTAATGTCTCTGACAACAAGTTCAGCAATGGTAGCTTCTACGCAATGGTTTGAGAGAACATTGGATGATTCTGCAAACAAGAGATTGACTATTCCTCAGGCATTCTTAGCAGTAGATGCAATCCTGTTGATCTGGAACAATATTATGAACGGTATTGTTGTATATCCGAACAGAATCAACAAACATATTGAAGAAGAACTTCCTTTCATGGCAACAGAATACATTATCATGGAAGAAGTAAAAGCCGGTGGTGACCGTCAGGAAATTCACGAGGTGATCAGAGTACATTCTATGGAAGCTTCCAAAAAGGTGAAAGTAGAAGGTAAAGAAAATGACCTGATCGAAAGGATTTTAAATGATGATTCTTTAAAATTAGACAAATCAAAATTAAAAGAAGTTTTGGATCCTAAAAACTTTATAGGGTTTGCACCGATTCAGACGGAGGAGTTCATTAAAAATGAAGTTCAGCCGATTCTGGATGATAATAAAGATCTTATAGGATTAGAAGCTGATCTTAAAGTATAA
- a CDS encoding bacteriocin-like protein — protein MKNLRKLSKRELKTVQGGIPMCLPGYFWCSFVKKCIAIGSQCGLID, from the coding sequence ATGAAAAACCTAAGAAAACTTTCAAAAAGAGAATTGAAAACCGTTCAGGGAGGTATCCCAATGTGTTTGCCAGGATATTTCTGGTGCTCATTCGTCAAAAAATGTATCGCAATAGGATCACAGTGTGGACTTATTGATTAA
- a CDS encoding peptidase domain-containing ABC transporter codes for MKFTPQHDRMDCGPACLKMVLNILGKDYPIQYLRKLSHISKEGVSLLSIRQAADELGVETIASKININTLNDHGTLPCILHWKKKHFVVLYDVKESIWTKKRTYKVADPAYGLISLSESEFEKLWRSDEHEGIALFVNPTQKFHDLAPPAVDELTTKHLLKYVKPYRKQLFTMFLLLLVGSALTLVFPFLTEALIDKGVNAKNLNFIFIILLAQLGVFLGSIIINIFRNWLMLYIGTHLSINIISEFLQKVLKLPINFFDSKMIGDFSQRIADNERIEQFLTSNSLLTFFSIITFSVFFGVLFYYDYKILLVYLVLTALSVLWSVIWLKKRKMLDYYRFQKRGENQEIIYEMINGVSEMKINQFEDFKRKEWEKIQQKLFKINMRFLKIDQMQLSGFEFINQLKNIIVTFLAASFVVKGHMTLGALLSVSYIIGQMNSPINQLVDFFRSLQDAKLSLVRLNEVHEHAEEESEGLIDLTHEKYAKKNGIERGIYLKNVSFQYEGPQSPYVLKNINMFIPEGKITAIVGASGSGKTTLMKMLLKFYDPVEGDIYLNHANLKEISPRELRKNCGVVMQDGYIFSDTIERNIGTSDEIIDESKMKRSLHIANIQSFVDELPLGLNTKIGASGNGISGGQKQRILISRAVYKDPHFILFDEATSALDADNEKVIHDNLQEFFKGKTVIIIAHRLSTVKNADNIVVLKKGEIVEQGSHQELVNNKANYYHLVKNQLELG; via the coding sequence ATGAAGTTCACACCACAACACGATAGGATGGATTGCGGACCGGCATGTTTGAAAATGGTTCTTAATATTCTGGGAAAAGATTATCCGATCCAATATTTGCGAAAGCTATCTCATATCTCTAAAGAAGGAGTATCCTTGCTTAGTATCAGACAGGCTGCCGATGAGCTTGGCGTAGAAACCATTGCGTCAAAAATAAATATAAATACCCTCAATGATCATGGTACTTTGCCATGCATTTTGCATTGGAAAAAAAAGCATTTTGTCGTTCTTTACGATGTCAAAGAATCTATCTGGACAAAAAAGAGAACCTATAAAGTGGCAGATCCTGCTTATGGATTAATCAGCTTATCCGAAAGTGAATTTGAAAAATTATGGCGCTCTGACGAACATGAGGGAATCGCACTCTTCGTCAATCCTACACAGAAATTTCATGACCTTGCTCCTCCCGCTGTAGATGAATTAACGACTAAGCATCTTCTTAAATATGTAAAACCTTACAGAAAACAACTCTTTACCATGTTCTTGCTATTATTGGTAGGAAGTGCTCTGACTCTGGTTTTTCCATTTCTTACCGAAGCTCTGATTGATAAAGGGGTGAATGCAAAGAATCTTAATTTTATCTTTATCATACTTCTCGCCCAGTTGGGAGTGTTTCTGGGGTCAATTATCATCAATATCTTCAGAAACTGGCTGATGCTGTATATAGGAACTCACCTTAGCATCAATATTATCTCAGAATTTTTACAGAAAGTTTTAAAACTTCCGATCAATTTTTTTGATAGTAAAATGATTGGTGATTTTTCACAACGAATAGCAGATAATGAAAGGATAGAACAGTTTTTAACTTCAAATAGTTTGCTGACTTTTTTCTCTATTATCACATTTTCTGTCTTTTTTGGGGTGTTATTTTATTATGATTATAAAATACTGTTGGTGTACTTGGTATTAACTGCTTTATCTGTATTATGGTCGGTAATATGGCTTAAAAAAAGGAAAATGCTGGACTACTACCGATTCCAAAAGAGAGGAGAAAATCAGGAAATTATCTACGAAATGATTAATGGAGTATCAGAAATGAAAATTAATCAATTTGAAGATTTTAAACGAAAAGAATGGGAAAAAATACAGCAGAAACTCTTTAAAATAAATATGAGATTCCTAAAGATCGATCAGATGCAGCTTTCAGGATTCGAATTTATCAACCAATTAAAAAACATTATCGTTACCTTTCTGGCTGCCTCATTTGTTGTAAAAGGACATATGACCTTGGGAGCCCTACTGAGTGTTTCTTATATTATAGGGCAAATGAATTCACCGATCAATCAGTTGGTAGATTTTTTCAGGTCGTTACAAGATGCGAAGTTAAGCTTGGTTCGTTTAAATGAAGTACATGAGCATGCGGAAGAAGAATCAGAAGGATTAATTGATCTTACTCATGAAAAATATGCCAAGAAAAACGGTATAGAAAGAGGAATCTATCTTAAAAATGTTTCTTTTCAGTACGAAGGGCCTCAGTCTCCATATGTTCTCAAAAATATTAATATGTTTATTCCGGAAGGAAAAATTACAGCTATTGTAGGAGCAAGTGGAAGCGGTAAGACTACATTAATGAAGATGCTTTTGAAATTCTATGATCCGGTAGAAGGAGATATCTATCTTAATCATGCCAACCTTAAAGAAATTTCACCGCGTGAACTGAGAAAAAATTGTGGGGTGGTAATGCAGGATGGCTATATATTTTCTGATACAATTGAGAGAAATATTGGAACCAGTGATGAGATCATAGATGAATCTAAGATGAAACGATCTTTGCATATTGCCAATATACAATCGTTTGTAGATGAATTGCCTCTAGGTTTGAATACAAAGATAGGAGCTTCAGGTAACGGTATTTCGGGTGGACAAAAACAAAGGATTCTAATTTCAAGAGCTGTTTATAAAGATCCTCATTTTATCTTGTTTGACGAAGCTACTTCAGCATTGGATGCGGACAATGAAAAAGTGATTCACGATAATTTGCAGGAGTTTTTCAAAGGGAAAACAGTTATTATTATTGCCCATCGACTTTCTACCGTTAAAAATGCCGATAACATCGTTGTTCTCAAAAAGGGTGAAATAGTAGAACAGGGAAGTCATCAGGAATTGGTGAATAACAAGGCGAATTACTACCATCTTGTAAAGAATCAATTGGAACTAGGCTAA
- a CDS encoding lantibiotic dehydratase: MKISFFNTAFIRTPLFQLEKYNDVPDSHTNLYDFIKNLWNNVQFRDALYVASSELYAEWEKIIFFKRLPEKEEKKIGLSLLKYYIRSVSRSTPFGLFSAYSLAKINAEEECSDQEYKRYTTLDLSIVFKIVRLLNSLPSVQNILKYTPNYSLYKSGNGYRYIEIKLNGKREHVLTSLEEDEVLNILFPFCATPRSVREIAAFIDENVEDVTEEDIQMYISGLIDSQVIVSNLDVCINETHPLLQIFNFLEDHNTELQYDAKFEEIYNNLSAMLAGFRKLDEQVFSDTTKIYNSVYENIDQIIQTQYDKKQVINSNLKVASPVKPSNEDLKKIRKAINIFSHLTQNAENTGSKQNLEKFKETFYKRYEDKAIPLTTALDNETGIGYKQDNNVFSTFSDLIDDIEWNFAASSTNNLTYQNQLHNFWRTKLIEASRYKDKALDLENIDLSAFSETKVENLPASFSAMYNKAGDKIIIESIGNNSAINLIGRFSNLDKEVEELASEIVQYENADDNILHCELLHVQDDRVGNILARNVKRSYEVSFLTTGSENTEQISLDDIYIKVWNNRIILFSKKHNKEIKIYNSTAHNYNYNALPIYEFLCDFQHQDHSSYLFMNFGKANNAVFKFFPRVTCGEDLILSAATWKISIDDISGSYDSLLEHLNDHKVPRYFYLVQGDNTFLIDQNNDLLTSILFEELKKHKNVYVKECIYDIEKDNYANEIILSLKNEDFKINSSLHRITDDATREKFIPGDEWLYYKIYTGVKIADEILISCLKPLAQDLINRKLIKEWFFIRYNDPDFHIRFRMKITSAEEVGSIIASFNLNIRNYIENGSIWKVELSTYDRELERYGYNMIDHAEKIFYYDSELVTDILESHSEKQDVGLWMIACQTINQYLDAFEFSDDEKLSVLESLAARFNDEFNVDKNIKKQMDRKFRDHQNLLSSIIERSDYHDITENRFLKIKKICKHLSPRKREFIDSIIHMHVNRYIKANARAHELLIYNILHKFYKERIGKMKFNKV, from the coding sequence ATGAAAATAAGCTTCTTCAATACTGCATTTATAAGAACTCCGTTGTTTCAACTGGAAAAATATAATGATGTCCCAGATAGCCATACGAATCTATATGATTTTATAAAAAACTTATGGAATAATGTGCAGTTCAGAGATGCTCTTTATGTCGCTTCATCTGAATTATATGCTGAATGGGAAAAGATTATTTTTTTTAAAAGATTGCCGGAAAAGGAAGAAAAAAAAATAGGTCTTTCCCTGCTTAAATATTATATCAGATCTGTTTCCAGATCAACTCCGTTTGGATTATTTTCTGCATATTCTCTGGCGAAAATCAATGCTGAGGAAGAATGTTCAGATCAGGAATATAAGAGATACACAACATTGGATCTTTCTATAGTATTCAAAATCGTTCGTCTGCTTAACAGTTTACCATCAGTACAAAATATTCTAAAATATACACCCAATTATTCATTATATAAATCAGGGAATGGGTACAGATACATCGAAATAAAATTAAATGGTAAAAGAGAACATGTCCTTACATCCTTGGAGGAAGATGAGGTTTTGAATATTCTTTTTCCATTTTGTGCTACCCCAAGATCTGTCAGAGAAATAGCAGCATTTATTGATGAAAATGTAGAAGATGTAACTGAGGAAGACATACAGATGTATATTTCAGGTCTTATTGATAGCCAGGTTATTGTAAGTAATCTGGACGTTTGTATTAACGAAACTCACCCTCTTCTTCAGATTTTTAACTTCTTGGAAGACCACAATACAGAATTGCAATATGATGCAAAATTTGAAGAAATATATAACAATCTTTCTGCTATGCTAGCTGGTTTTCGAAAATTAGATGAGCAGGTATTCAGTGATACAACAAAGATTTATAATTCAGTCTACGAAAATATTGATCAGATTATACAGACTCAGTACGACAAAAAACAAGTCATCAACTCAAATCTTAAAGTAGCTTCTCCTGTAAAGCCTTCAAACGAAGATTTAAAAAAAATAAGAAAAGCAATCAATATATTTTCCCATTTGACCCAAAATGCAGAAAATACCGGAAGTAAGCAAAATCTGGAAAAATTTAAAGAAACCTTTTATAAAAGATATGAGGATAAGGCAATTCCATTAACGACCGCTTTGGATAATGAAACAGGAATCGGATATAAGCAGGATAATAACGTTTTCAGTACATTTTCTGATCTGATTGATGATATCGAGTGGAATTTTGCTGCCAGCTCAACCAATAATCTTACCTACCAAAATCAGTTACACAATTTTTGGAGAACAAAACTTATAGAAGCTTCTCGTTATAAAGATAAAGCGCTTGATCTCGAAAATATTGACCTTTCTGCATTTTCGGAAACCAAAGTAGAAAACTTACCGGCTTCCTTTTCAGCAATGTATAATAAGGCCGGAGATAAAATTATTATTGAAAGCATTGGTAATAATAGTGCGATCAACCTTATTGGAAGATTCTCAAACCTGGATAAGGAGGTTGAAGAACTGGCTTCAGAAATTGTTCAATATGAAAATGCTGATGACAATATTTTACATTGTGAATTGTTACATGTTCAGGACGACAGAGTAGGGAACATTCTGGCCAGAAATGTGAAACGCAGCTATGAAGTTTCTTTTTTGACCACCGGTTCGGAAAATACGGAACAAATAAGTCTGGATGACATTTACATTAAAGTCTGGAACAACAGGATTATTCTTTTTAGTAAAAAACATAATAAAGAAATTAAAATCTACAATTCCACAGCGCACAATTACAATTATAATGCATTGCCTATTTATGAATTTTTGTGCGATTTTCAACATCAGGATCATTCATCGTATCTGTTCATGAACTTTGGAAAAGCCAATAATGCCGTATTCAAGTTTTTCCCCAGAGTCACTTGTGGAGAAGACCTTATCTTATCAGCTGCCACCTGGAAAATAAGTATAGATGATATTTCCGGAAGTTATGATTCTTTATTAGAACACCTGAATGATCATAAAGTGCCAAGGTATTTTTATCTTGTACAGGGTGATAACACATTTCTTATAGATCAGAACAATGATCTTCTTACCTCAATTCTGTTTGAAGAATTGAAAAAACATAAAAATGTATATGTAAAAGAATGTATTTATGATATAGAAAAAGACAACTACGCGAATGAAATAATTTTATCATTAAAAAATGAAGATTTTAAGATAAATTCTTCGCTTCACAGGATCACAGACGATGCCACTCGTGAAAAATTTATTCCCGGAGATGAGTGGTTGTACTACAAAATATATACCGGTGTTAAAATCGCCGATGAAATTCTGATCTCTTGTTTGAAGCCGTTAGCACAAGATCTTATTAACAGAAAATTGATAAAAGAATGGTTTTTTATAAGATATAATGACCCTGATTTTCATATAAGATTCAGAATGAAAATCACATCGGCAGAGGAAGTGGGATCCATTATAGCATCCTTCAATTTGAACATTAGAAATTATATTGAAAATGGAAGTATATGGAAAGTTGAGCTGTCAACCTATGATCGTGAACTGGAAAGATATGGATACAATATGATAGATCATGCTGAAAAAATATTTTACTATGACAGTGAGCTGGTAACTGATATTTTAGAGTCCCATTCAGAAAAACAGGATGTTGGATTGTGGATGATTGCGTGTCAGACAATTAATCAATATTTGGATGCCTTTGAATTTAGTGATGATGAAAAACTATCTGTTTTGGAGAGTTTGGCGGCCAGGTTTAATGATGAATTTAATGTTGATAAAAATATAAAGAAACAGATGGACAGAAAATTCAGAGATCATCAGAATCTTCTGTCTTCAATCATAGAAAGATCAGATTATCATGATATAACAGAAAATAGATTTTTGAAAATAAAAAAAATCTGTAAACATCTGAGCCCCCGGAAGAGAGAGTTCATTGACAGTATTATCCATATGCATGTTAACAGGTATATCAAAGCCAATGCAAGAGCACATGAACTTTTGATATACAATATTCTGCATAAGTTTTATAAAGAAAGAATCGGGAAAATGAAATTTAATAAAGTATGA
- a CDS encoding LLM class flavin-dependent oxidoreductase produces the protein MEDLQIKLGIIDLGYRETSDSVTSISEIIDYAVEAENYGFSRFWLAEHHYTHIQNHPYTNPDILISLIAGSTERIKIASAGTSINLYTPYATVSTYKLLNNLFYDRIALGLSKGIPDSTYIQNACNVDRNNNFSKFQDNFREIIDLLENEEENLQSKSVLIPPYKGLKPELWHLSTSFNTFHKTVDINMNHCISVFHNFGQDIHNLGFDKDHINRSSQEFYSIHERKPGLTISLAIILEDTLSVAKEKVENLEMEAKKNSVDPFIIIPSTIDTLQELLQKWQQDFGIHEFIIYDLAPTNDEKINNLKKISEKFSLSV, from the coding sequence ATGGAAGATTTACAAATTAAATTAGGCATTATTGATTTAGGGTATCGGGAAACTTCTGATTCTGTAACAAGTATCAGCGAGATTATCGATTATGCAGTTGAAGCAGAGAATTACGGATTTTCAAGATTTTGGCTGGCAGAACATCATTATACCCACATTCAAAATCATCCGTATACCAATCCTGATATTCTTATTTCTTTAATTGCAGGATCTACAGAAAGAATAAAAATTGCATCAGCCGGCACATCGATCAATTTGTATACTCCTTATGCAACGGTTTCTACTTACAAGCTGTTGAATAATCTGTTTTATGATCGTATCGCATTAGGGCTTTCAAAAGGAATTCCCGATAGTACTTATATTCAGAATGCATGCAATGTAGATCGGAATAATAACTTTAGTAAGTTTCAGGATAATTTCAGGGAAATAATTGATTTACTGGAAAATGAAGAAGAAAATCTACAATCAAAATCAGTTTTAATCCCTCCTTATAAAGGATTGAAACCCGAGTTATGGCATCTTTCTACAAGCTTTAATACTTTTCATAAGACCGTAGATATCAATATGAATCATTGCATATCTGTATTTCACAATTTTGGACAGGATATTCATAATCTAGGGTTTGATAAGGATCATATCAATAGATCAAGTCAAGAGTTTTATTCAATTCACGAAAGAAAACCTGGATTAACGATTTCTTTAGCAATCATTTTGGAAGATACTCTTTCGGTGGCTAAAGAAAAAGTTGAAAATTTAGAAATGGAAGCTAAAAAGAATTCTGTAGATCCATTTATTATCATCCCATCAACGATTGATACTTTGCAGGAATTACTTCAAAAATGGCAGCAGGATTTTGGAATCCACGAATTCATCATTTATGATCTTGCCCCAACAAATGATGAAAAAATAAATAATTTAAAAAAAATAAGCGAGAAATTTTCTCTTAGCGTTTAA
- a CDS encoding lanthionine synthetase LanC family protein gives MIYDNLLHTDIADIYKEKFLNFDFSTLNDDISLGKLNVANYFLVCYKHTKDEIYLDKIVELLEVIFTNLEHETKENLYKKSTFIDGLTGLAFTLKLLIAENILDAEDFEDQLNTIDEIILENSLEMIANNYFDYLGGPFGNLQYFLHWQATPEKADRIIQSLQKFNNSFYTICDNPYTQGYNLGLKHGYLGIIKTYIDYTLIFGENPVVRRGIENLLDYIIDNLNEDYIAENVHIYKYHSIHIKDDQFIKHQNNRLAWCNSDLTFAYYLLKAGKLLDNDKYIGLSQKIGLETTKRSPSTVTGVEDEHFCHGSSGLAFLYHKLHQLDPLDIYKEKCEEWKNKTLEFLEEAKDQEFAIRDLSLLYGKTGALVVLEGTYENSNYFEFLT, from the coding sequence ATGATATATGATAATTTATTGCACACAGATATTGCAGATATTTACAAAGAAAAATTTTTAAACTTCGATTTTTCAACATTGAATGACGATATATCTCTTGGAAAACTAAATGTTGCCAATTACTTTCTAGTATGCTATAAACATACGAAAGACGAGATTTATCTTGATAAAATTGTTGAATTACTGGAAGTAATCTTTACCAATCTGGAACATGAAACTAAAGAGAATTTATATAAAAAATCAACTTTTATTGACGGTTTAACGGGGCTTGCGTTTACCTTAAAATTATTGATCGCGGAGAATATTCTGGATGCAGAAGACTTTGAAGATCAGTTAAACACTATTGATGAGATCATTTTAGAAAATAGTCTGGAGATGATAGCCAATAATTATTTTGATTATCTGGGCGGACCTTTTGGAAACCTTCAGTACTTTTTGCATTGGCAGGCTACTCCGGAAAAAGCAGACCGGATTATACAATCACTACAAAAATTTAATAATTCATTCTACACTATATGTGATAACCCATACACACAAGGATATAATTTGGGATTAAAACATGGGTATCTAGGAATTATAAAAACATATATCGATTATACTCTGATCTTTGGAGAGAATCCTGTAGTTCGCAGAGGTATAGAAAATCTTTTAGACTATATTATCGATAATTTAAATGAGGACTACATCGCTGAAAATGTACATATTTATAAATACCATTCTATCCATATCAAGGATGATCAATTCATTAAACATCAAAACAACAGGCTGGCATGGTGTAATAGTGATCTTACTTTCGCTTACTATCTGTTGAAAGCAGGAAAGCTTTTAGACAATGATAAGTATATAGGTCTTTCTCAAAAAATAGGATTGGAAACGACTAAAAGAAGCCCTTCGACTGTGACAGGGGTAGAAGATGAGCATTTTTGTCATGGCAGTTCAGGTCTTGCATTTTTATATCACAAACTTCATCAGCTAGATCCTCTGGACATTTATAAAGAAAAGTGTGAAGAATGGAAAAACAAGACGCTGGAGTTTCTTGAGGAAGCTAAAGATCAGGAGTTTGCTATAAGAGATTTGTCCTTGTTATATGGGAAAACAGGAGCATTAGTGGTTCTCGAAGGAACTTATGAGAATAGTAATTATTTTGAATTTTTAACATAA
- a CDS encoding lanthionine synthetase LanC family protein, whose translation MDVSSDKLYDKISSIKSCLEKSKEKLQGIGLSNGILGLSLFYYYCFLDSKDEYSLNLSLEIVEECIEKLDGDYTSFTTKTDIIQLGLYLQFLTHHNVLKEDEFMLEFDQIVLEITRLEINNKNLDNISGALTGGTYFLSRSTDSDQTEILLEIFNLIEQESIRLNEDMIYWEFDLRGEKNIELNLHHGSAGIVSFLLKLYTITALHKDKCKEMIYSAINFILSQKKYGQINMFPQNAFTEDMLGYHNFTYGDIGIGYIITETGKKFEDDFLISEGLEILKNAALYRDPHKEFIKDANIIYGASGLNLLFAHFHEIYGMDVFKQAEVHWYHEILKLGNENSQWAGYNTYFNGTYDFAQLSLSQGLAGIGINLLNNKKSTPSFLRLLGYDI comes from the coding sequence ATGGATGTAAGCTCAGATAAATTGTACGATAAAATAAGCAGCATTAAAAGCTGTCTGGAAAAAAGTAAGGAAAAATTACAAGGCATTGGCCTTTCCAATGGGATTTTGGGGTTGTCATTATTTTATTATTACTGCTTTTTGGATTCTAAGGATGAATACTCTTTAAATCTTTCTTTGGAAATAGTAGAAGAATGTATAGAGAAATTAGATGGAGATTATACCAGTTTTACAACCAAAACAGATATCATTCAGCTAGGACTGTATCTTCAATTTCTTACCCATCATAATGTATTGAAAGAGGATGAATTTATGCTGGAATTTGATCAGATCGTTCTTGAAATTACCAGATTAGAAATCAACAATAAGAATCTTGACAATATTTCAGGTGCATTGACCGGGGGAACCTATTTTTTATCACGTTCAACAGACAGTGACCAGACTGAAATATTATTGGAAATTTTCAATTTGATTGAGCAAGAAAGTATCAGATTGAATGAAGATATGATCTACTGGGAGTTTGATTTAAGAGGTGAAAAAAATATTGAACTCAACCTTCATCATGGTAGTGCGGGAATTGTATCATTTTTATTGAAACTTTATACCATCACTGCTCTTCATAAAGATAAATGTAAGGAAATGATCTACTCAGCCATCAATTTCATTTTATCTCAAAAAAAATATGGTCAGATTAATATGTTTCCTCAAAATGCCTTTACTGAAGACATGTTGGGATATCATAATTTTACTTACGGTGATATTGGGATTGGCTATATCATTACAGAAACAGGAAAGAAATTTGAAGACGATTTTCTGATTAGTGAAGGATTAGAAATATTAAAAAATGCAGCTCTTTACAGGGATCCGCACAAAGAATTTATCAAAGATGCCAATATTATCTATGGAGCTTCAGGCCTGAATTTACTTTTTGCCCATTTTCATGAAATATATGGAATGGATGTATTTAAGCAAGCTGAAGTTCATTGGTATCATGAGATCCTCAAATTAGGAAATGAGAATAGTCAATGGGCGGGCTATAATACCTACTTTAACGGAACATATGATTTTGCCCAACTTAGTCTTTCTCAGGGATTAGCCGGTATAGGTATAAACCTGCTGAATAACAAGAAATCTACCCCTTCATTTTTAAGATTACTCGGATATGATATATGA
- a CDS encoding class I lanthipeptide, whose protein sequence is MKKLKLNKGLQINKEAISKLQDEQIKSIKGGAAAFSCVGGSCNNNTKVPTKLQD, encoded by the coding sequence ATGAAAAAGTTAAAATTAAACAAAGGTCTTCAAATCAACAAAGAAGCAATCAGTAAATTACAAGACGAGCAAATTAAGAGCATCAAAGGAGGAGCAGCTGCTTTCTCATGCGTTGGTGGATCTTGTAATAACAACACTAAGGTGCCAACAAAATTACAAGACTAA
- a CDS encoding class I lanthipeptide, which yields MKKLKLNKGLQINKEAISKLQDEQIKSIKGGAAAFSCVGGSCNNNTKEATKLQDPS from the coding sequence ATGAAAAAGTTAAAATTAAACAAAGGTCTTCAAATCAACAAAGAAGCAATCAGTAAATTACAAGACGAACAAATTAAGAGCATCAAAGGGGGAGCAGCAGCTTTTTCTTGTGTAGGTGGATCTTGTAATAACAATACAAAAGAAGCTACTAAGCTACAAGACCCTTCATAG
- a CDS encoding class I lanthipeptide, which yields MKKLKLNKGLQINKEAISKLQDEQIKSIKGGAAAFSCVGGSCNNNTKEATKLQDPS from the coding sequence ATGAAAAAGTTAAAATTAAACAAAGGTCTTCAAATCAACAAAGAAGCAATCAGCAAATTACAAGACGAACAAATTAAGAGCATCAAAGGGGGAGCAGCAGCTTTTTCTTGTGTAGGTGGATCTTGTAATAACAATACAAAAGAAGCTACTAAGCTACAAGACCCTTCATAG